A single Antechinus flavipes isolate AdamAnt ecotype Samford, QLD, Australia chromosome 5, AdamAnt_v2, whole genome shotgun sequence DNA region contains:
- the CTDSP2 gene encoding carboxy-terminal domain RNA polymerase II polypeptide A small phosphatase 2 yields the protein MEHGSIITQARREDALVLTKQGLVSKSSPKKPRGRNIFKALFCCFSSQHVGQSSCSSELVSYKEETNTIAKSDLLQCLQYQFYQIPGTCLLPEVTQEDQGRICVVIDLDETLVHSSFKPINNADFIVPVEIEGTTHQVYVLKRPYVDEFLRRMGELFECVLFTASLAKYADPVTDLLDQCGVFRARLFRESCVFHQGCYVKDLSRLGRDLRKTLILDNSPASYIFHPENAVPVQSWFDDMADTELLNLIPIFEELSEAEDVYTSLGQLRAP from the exons GTCTGGTCTCCAAGTCCTCTCCCAAGAAGCCTCGTGGACGTAACATCTTTAAAGCCCTTTTCTGTTGCTTCAGTTCCCAACATGTTGGTCAGTCAAGCTGCAGCAGTGAGCTTGTCTCATACAAGGAGGAAACCAACACCATTGCCAAG tccGATCTGCTCCAGTGTCTTCAGTACCAGTTTTACCAG ATCCCAGGAACATGCCTGCTTCCAGAGGTAACGCAAGAAGATCAAGGAAGAATTTGCGTGGTCATTGACTTGGATGAGACCCTCGTGCATAGTTCCTTTAAG ccAATCAACAATGCTGACTTTATAGTGCCTGTGGAGATTGAGGGAACAACACACCAG GTGTATGTGCTTAAGAGGCCTTATGTGGATGAGTTCCTGAGGCGAATGGGGGAATTGTTTGAGTGTGTCCTCTTCACTGCCAGCCTTGCCAAG TATGCTGACCCTGTGACCGATCTCTTGGACCAGTGTGGTGTGTTCCGGGCCCGCCTCTTCCGGGAGTCTTGCGTGTTCCACCAGGGCTGCTATGTCAAGGACCTCAGCCGATTAGGGAGAGATCTGAGAAAAACCCTGATATTAGACAATTCTCCTGCCTCATACATCTTCCACCCAGAAAATGCA GTGCCTGTGCAATCCTGGTTTGACGACATGGCAGACACAGAGCTGCTGAATTTGATCCCCATCTTTGAGGAGCTAAGTGAAGCAGAAGATGTCTATACCAGCCTTGGACAGCTGAGGGCACCATAG